gatggtgtGCCAAATCGGGCCTATCTAATTACTTCAGGCCCTTCAGTAGAGGACAGGAAGAACAGTCGTGCTTGTCCCATAACACTAATAAGTTTGATACAAGGCCAATAAGTTATGAACTTTCAAAGTCAGCAGCTAAAATTGGCTTGCGCGTGGCCATCcctatcattatatatatagatatatatagatatatatatatttttttttcattgatctCAAGTTCCATGATGTCCCCCTTCAGGGATGCTCCCTTTCCCCTACTTTTCTCCATCCTCTCTGAGCATTTAACCTCCTTACCTCACAATCTGTCTTGGTGATGTGTTTGGCGATAGTTTTGGCATCGACTTCAGCAAACAGCTCCTTAACTTTTTTCAGGATACACATCTCTAGTGGTTTGTTGTCTAACGGGATTAGTGTTGATTTAAAGGAAGATGGGATGAAAGAGGATTTTGCTTCCATAGTGGGGATTATAAAAGACCCTGGGTCCCTGTCCACTTCATCTGCTCCACGGATGCCCCCTGCCTTGGCACCCTCATCGACTCTTAACCTTTCCACATAGCTCTTGGGTGGGAGGGACTTGCTTAGTGCATCATGTGTTGAGGAGGCAGGTTGCAGCTGGCTGTAGTGACCATTGTCCAGATCACTGTAACTGCTGATGGAGGGCGAGGGGGAGATATTTGGATGACCATGACTTGGACTGGAATGGGAACTGTCAGCCAAATTTAAGGCAGCCTTGTTGTTTGCAGGGCAAACATATGGCTCACTGGATCTTCTCAGGACTGGGGAGCCTGGAGCAGCGCAAACTGGTGGCTTCACAGGGGGTTTCATTCTGACaactggaaaaaaagaagaataagCCATCACTCTTTATGGACAGAATCATGCCTATATATTTCTTCCCAGTAGCCAATATGAATTCAGACAACAACATTAAATGCTCTTTTAATATCTTTGGGGAATGAAATATAAGAGGCTATACATCTCCTTTCATTTTCATGCCACGTAGTTTAGAATAATTGCGTCATAATACAAATTCCCTACTTGGAAAATATACCTTTGTTATGCAAATTTGCCTTTCCATTTAAACAGGGCATatcattatttacatatttacatatgtgCAAATGAACTGTAGCTGGCATATTGCTTAACTGGGCCATTTTCCAGAGTCTGCTTTGACATCTACAGCCCCAGAGACTGGGAGGCGAGGCAGCTTCTGACCATATtaaagaatacaaatatacagagagtgctatgtgcacacaataagctataccagcATAATGTAGTAATTAAAGGAAAGAACGCACAGAGACGTTTGAGTATATACAGAGAACAAATGTCCTGGACACTCATGATGATATACCCTCATACTCTGTAAAGTATGGCAGCACCAtgcagatgtgtgtgtgtgtatatatatatatatatatatatatatatatatatatatatatatatatatatatatatatatatatatatatatatatatatatatatatatatatatatatacacacacatacatacatacacattatacATCAAAGGAATGTTCTTCGGGCATACATTTAATACATTGGCCAGATAGTACTCACCAGTGCTATAGGCAGGTGACCCTGGAGTTTCTGAGATGGGAGACATTGGGGAGTGCAGATCTTGGATTTGATCCACGCTGACTGCACAATTTCTGATCATATCTCTATGATGCTGGGAAGAGTTGCCGCTGGAAGCAAAGAAGACAACAGGCTTCTGAGTTAGTCTGATACTTTATCTAATTGAGCAATTAAAATGCGTCTCTATTAGTaccaaaatataatttgtaaatgGTAATAAACTACTGCCCTAGGTACCAGCCCTCTGGTGCTAATGTGGCATATGCTTCTCTGCTGACATCTGACACACCATCAGAAATTCCCTATAAATAGTTCTATGCTTCCAAAGATTCTTTTTCCAAGCTCCGGATTGGTTCCTCAAACCAAATTCCAGCCCTTGGCTGCTCCATGGCAAATGCTCCATTttaggctgctgtgggaaccACTGTTCCAGGTCCAGAGCAGCTCAAGATACTTTctaccaactccagcacaaagaATTATCTACTGCATCTGAAACTGGTGGATAGAATAGCAACTCCACAACCCAACTTCAAGCTCCAAAATTATGCTCTGTTACTTTTTTCAGCACTACTCTGGCTCTAGTATTCAGCCCCTGCTCTGGAGCATAGTCAACAAACTGATAAGCTCCACTCTGGCTTTGGGTCTTGTTACTGGATCTTAGCTGTGAAGCTAATACCTGTCCATAAACAGAACATATGAAATCACATGTGACTTACAGAACAGAGTTCCATTCATTAGTTAGCACCACCCAGCAGTTATCTGTATTGTCATGACCCCTAAATATATACCACAGGGTCTACTGTCAACATATCTTATCTACCCAGGCAAAAGAAATGCATTTTGCTTCTCTACAAAATCAGTATGTGATTCCTTACTGCCCTAGCAACCCAGTGCTTCTGGGGTAGTTTTACCTGTTTGGGCACCCGTTGCTTTTGTTTATCTTGTCTGCAGTGAGTCCATCTGTCATGGTGATGCTTCTTCTCTTCATATGACCCTTTTGTGGACTGTGGGATCCTCCGTGCCTTCCAGGTGACAGCCCATAGCTGGCTTCCAGGTATCTCAGTGGATATGTACGGTTGATGGGGCAGTAGATCATGGCGCTACTCTGCTCTGACACTGGCCGCCTGCTGCCCACGTAATAGCGTACGAGTGCCGGGATGTTGTCGAAGCTCTCCTGCTCAAACAGATACTGTATTCTGGTGTAGCTGTCACTGGTCTTCACCATCACTTTGTTAATTTTAAAGTGCAAAGATTCGTTCTTCCATCGGCAGGTCAAAACATAGTCACCCAGGCTGGTGAGGGAATCCCGTATCAAGAAGTCTCCGTTTCTCTGAACCAAGCTTTCAGATACCTGAGGCAATGGAAATATGTGAAGGCTTTATGGTCACACCGCTTTACAAGAAgctcatattaaaagtttattattataataattttattatattattatcattttattattataagtttGATACCAAGCAACAGGCCCCATTAGATGTGGCTAGCGATAACGCCCCATCTTACCTCCCTTGGTATGCGCCCATGGTACCAGGCATGGCTGCGAGGGTCAGAGCTGTTGAGCTTTAATTCTTCTTCGAGCTCTTTGTGCAGTTTTTCAGGAGGTGTTTCCAGAATATACTTCTCCTTTGAGAACTGCGGGCAACAAAAGGACATAACTTTACTGTACAGAGACatcatctaaagctggccatgcacatCCAGATCATTTAGGTATTTTACAGAACAAGAGAATCTGTCCTTGTTTTGCCACCCTAGTGATTGGCCAGATTAAGTTGACCAAAACATCTGGCTGTCAATtctaataaatgtataacatGGCACTGCCCATGCAGAATGATTCACTGTGGACTGTATCCATAAGAACCCAAAGAACTTCTCAGGTGATCGCATCTTTCACCTGGTTCGATAGGTATCATAATGAGGCTCAATCAGATTTGATCAGGCTGCCAGCCTTTGTGGTCCCAAATAATATACAACCAGCTGGCCATTTGGTCAAGACAGACAGACCAGCTGATCTCGGCACATGTATGGGTAGCTTATCTTCAAGTCAACAAGGATACAATGATCCAATCTTTACCACTATCTTTTTTTGCTTGCCCACGTGCGCATTTCCAGGAAccaatgaatgcaaaaatatctCAGGCTGGCACTTCACCTAGTTCCTTACACTTTAATGGAAGGAGGTGTCACTGGGTGCCCATGTACCATTTTAGTAGGTATTCTTATATAACAAGAACAACAAGAGCTCAACTCAAGCATCTGACCTTGTAGCTATTCTGAACTTTACCTGTCATAACCctaaccaattgtttttttaaatgttgcaatATAATGGGTTAGGTCATCTGATTTtggacattttaaacattttagaaatacagAAACCATTTCATTGGTTAAGGAGGCTTTTAATGACATAAATAATGTCTAGCCCTGGCGCCCTTTCCATTGTTAATTAATATGTTCTCCTGATACGGTCAATGTCTGATCCCAGCTGAATGAGATCAGACTATGGATTGCTTATCACATAtggattcagctcagcagcttCTGGTGCTCATTAGCCCCTTTCTGTGACGGGAACACATTGACAAAAAAAGTGAGCTTTAACACTCCAGCCAGGCGGTGGCAGCTAGTGTTTTCTCTGAATAAAGCTCACACCAGCATAAACTAATCTACCCTGCGCCCAATTTTATCAAAGCCGGTCGGGGGGGGGGTTTGAATAATACATATGATTTTAGAGGCATCGTCTGCATTGTAATGAGCTCTAGCTGCTGGGAGAACACCTGAGCCTGTCACCCTTGTAAAGTGCTGTTTTCTCCTGCCTCCCACCACTGCGATGATGTAATGCCCCAGAGCAGCTTCTCCTTTGGGAACTGCACACGGAATCTTTCATTTTCTGTGCTCACAGGGATGCTCTCTTTGCTTGTTGTCTAGAGTTCTTATTGTAACCTATTCTCTTCATTATACATCTGCCTTAGCTAACAGCCATATCCCTTCTTTATATAGCACTGGCATACCATGCAGCATATTAGAGATGACATATCATTCACACAAGTGCACTGCTGCATATGTCAGGCAGGGGacaattttttggaaaatacatttgcCCCAGCTTCCAAAGGCACCCCTGCGGAATATGTTTGTCCGTGCCATAACTACAATACAGCAAACTCTGCAGACATTGGGGATGTCTAGAAACACCAAACAGCTATTCcttcattgtttcaagagtcagaaccagcagtgctgagACTATAAACATCCAGGCAGATAGAGATCCtttccagttggacagccttgcTGTAAAGGGGATTTGTTTATTCTGTTTATGTCCAGGTCACAGTTCCTACTTTCCTAACATAGAACAGACCCGTGTATTAAAACCTTAGCCTCCCCCAAAAGAGACTACTACATATTCGTATATATTCAACAAAGCACTTGGCCAGTTTGCAGCCACTTTCTCCCTAGCACTGTTACCGACATGCCGCTGCCAAACCATTTCTAACACTACCAATTGCATTTACTGAAACCTCTATTTTGTGGCAAGATCCTTTTCTTTTTACCATCAAATTGCAAGATTTTAGACTATTTTATGCCAGGTTTGCAAATGACAGGGGAACAATTTAACTTGTAAATTGCTCGCACTTTGTGGTTATTTTGCCCAAAACTGCCAATTCTGCTGTGTATTTTTTTCCAACCCTGATGAGATATTCAGTGGGATTCAGCTCTATAGGGATGTGCTGAGTAAGCTAAAGCAAGAATTAGCTATTTTTTTCCTGCTAGAGGGGCCTTGCTCAGCTTGAGCCTGAATAGCCATAAATTAGAGCATTTGTGCagcacagaacatttttttaaggtttagatCCCCATTATAGGCAGGTCtttttttagttcccctttaataaagtccTTGTTTACCccctatttacatttttaagaagATGGGCAACTCTGTTGACATTCCTCTAATTATTTAGAGTTTTTAAGCCATGTGGTGAATAATGACAAGAGCATGTTGGGGGGGAAGGAGTGAGAGGGGGGCTGGTCTAATTACGGGTGGGGACACTCAGCCTGAATACTCCCTGGAGGGACAAGGCTTAAGTAGATGCTGTTGCCATGCCAACCCACCCCCTGTTAAAAGCCCTTGTGCTGTGTGTGCGGTCTGACGACTTCCTTGTTACAAGATTTGGCCAGCGCCACAAACCCACACTGGATCTATAGATTGATTTCTCTCCTTGAGTACCGACAGGGCACTGCCTAATTCAATAAACTATGATGGGACTGCTTCTTAAACAAAGCTAACGGCGAGCACCCAACAGATAAAAAATGGTCTTTCTACTTAAACTTGCTGCTTGCctttaataaaaactcacccaacgTTAGCTAATATCTCCATAACCTTCCTTACTATGATGATCATATGCATCCAGCACCAAGCTGTGTTAGCACTGCCTATTAtatggactagtgatgggcgaattaattcaccaagcatggattcgctgcaattttccacatttcgccgcccgCAAATGTTTTTGCTAGACGGCAGCGAAAATTAGACGTGGAAAATTCGgcgcaactaaaaaaaaaaagtttggctgTGCGCAcataaaattgtcacgcgtcaaaatgatttggactcccattgactttaatgcatacgGACAAAAGAGTCGTGCGTATAAag
The sequence above is a segment of the Xenopus laevis strain J_2021 chromosome 8L, Xenopus_laevis_v10.1, whole genome shotgun sequence genome. Coding sequences within it:
- the sh2d3c.L gene encoding SH2 domain-containing protein 3C isoform X2, with the protein product MREREEAQGCQEHANDLEFHHLPESRGAFPLLHRTFHTGQWEGRRREAAVVQHRPSQVHKRPAAQTLRTSPSAMSLDFRLQMDLGRQYHHLGYCTCSGLDAGSEYVKFSKEKYILETPPEKLHKELEEELKLNSSDPRSHAWYHGRIPREVSESLVQRNGDFLIRDSLTSLGDYVLTCRWKNESLHFKINKVMVKTSDSYTRIQYLFEQESFDNIPALVRYYVGSRRPVSEQSSAMIYCPINRTYPLRYLEASYGLSPGRHGGSHSPQKGHMKRRSITMTDGLTADKINKSNGCPNSGNSSQHHRDMIRNCAVSVDQIQDLHSPMSPISETPGSPAYSTVVRMKPPVKPPVCAAPGSPVLRRSSEPYVCPANNKAALNLADSSHSSPSHGHPNISPSPSISSYSDLDNGHYSQLQPASSTHDALSKSLPPKSYVERLRVDEGAKAGGIRGADEVDRDPGSFIIPTMEAKSSFIPSSFKSTLIPLDNKPLEMCILKKVKELFAEVDAKTIAKHITKTDCEVARILGVTKEMQRIMGVSSGMELLTLPHGRQLRLDLLERFHTMSIMIAVDILGCTGSTEERAALLHKTIQLAAELKGTMGNMFSFAAVMNALEMSQISRLEQTWVTLRQRHTEGAILYEKKLKPFLKSMNEGKESLPLSNTTFPHIIPLITLLERDSPLLDSGEPWDSSDNGVEVVMAHLEAARMVAHHGGLYRTNAEVRLQGFHPRSDLLEVSSTEFQMRMLWGSRGASGSQAERYDKFDNVLAALSHKLEPSVRFSEL
- the sh2d3c.L gene encoding SH2 domain-containing protein 3C (The RefSeq protein has 2 substitutions compared to this genomic sequence), whose translation is MQVQFSKEKYILETPPEKLHKELEEELKLNSSDPRSHAWYHGRIPREVSESLVQRNGDFLIRDSLTSLGDYVLTCRWKNESLHFKINKVMVKTSDSYTRIQYLFEQESFDNIPALVRYYVGSRRPVSEQSSAMIYCPINRTYPLRYLEASYGLSPGRHGGSHSPQKGHMKRRSITMTDGLTADKINKSNGCPNSGNSSQHHRDMIRNCAVSVDQIQDLHSPMSPISETPGSPAYSTVVRMKPPVKPPVCAAPGSPVLRRSSEPYVCPANNKAALNLADSSHSSPSHGHPNISPSPSISSYSDLDNGHYSQLRPASSTHDALSKSLPPKSYVERLRVDEGAKAGGIRGADEVDRDPGSFIIPTMEAKSSFIPSSFKSTLIPLDNKPLEMCILKKVKELFAEVDAKTIAKHITKTDCEVARILGVTKEMQRIMGVSSGMELLTLPHGRQLRLDLLERFHTMSIMIAVDILGCTGSTEERAALLHKTIQLAAELKGTMGNMFSFAAVMNALEMSQISRLEQTWVTLRQRHTEGAILYEKKLKPFLKSMNEGKESLPLSNTTFPHIIPLITLLERDSPLLDSGEPWDSSDNGVEVVMAHLEAARMVAHHGGLYRTNAEVRLQGFHPRSDLLEVSSTEFQMRMLWGSRGASGSQAERYDKFDKVLAALSHKLEPSVRFSEL